The DNA sequence GCATGATTGGCAAATTAAGTACAGCAACAGTAATATGGATAAATACATTTCCGATTTTTACGAAGAAAATAATTTTCCTTTTCTTAATAATAGTTATGGTAGCGCTTCGATTAATTCTACCGCCCACCTAGACCTCATCCCTTTTTTAGATAAATCTAGAGCATACTTTCAAAAGAATCACATACTTATAGAAGAACGCTTTGACTTCTCACATTGCAATCCAGAACAAGGAATATACAAATCATTACAGGCAGATTACATTATTTTTTGTGAAGGCTATAGACTAAAAGACAACCCATATTTTAAGTCTTTACCCTTAAGCCCTACCAAAGGGGAGGTTATGACTATTCGCATACCCTCTTTAAAGCGTTTTGACAAAATTATTAGCAAGGGTGTTTACATTTTACCTCTAGGCAATTACTTGTATGTAGTCGGGTCTACCTATAATCATACTGACCTGACAGATAAACTTACGGCTGAGGGTCAATCCTTTCTTAAGAAGAAAATTAGTGATATTTTATCTGTTAATTTTGAGGTCGTTTCAAGTGTAGCAGGTGTTCGACCGACTGTTAAAGACCGAAAACCACTCATCGGTTTGCATCCTCAGCACTCCAAAATTGGCGTTTTTAACGGACTTGGTACAAGGGGCGCTCTTCAGGGGCCATACTTATCAGCTAATTTTAGTGCCTTTTTAACAAAAGATAAAAAAAACGTTCAAAACACTGATAACCAAAGGATTAAACGATTTTTAACCCCCCTAAATTAGTGCTATATCTGCCTATTATCAACATTTCCGTGTTAAGAATAACGATTTGATTTTCTTTGGTGGTTTTAGATAAAATTTGCATCTTGCGCCCGTTATTAACCAATTTTAACTAAATTATTATGAAAAAGAATTTGCATTTTGTTCTAGCTTTAACGTTAGGACTAGCAACAACAGTTTCTGCACAAGATTGGTCTGTTGACTCTAGAACAAGAGTTAATTCGACTGAAGATGCTACGAGCACTGATCAAAGAGTAAGAACTGCTGTTGATTTCGGAGGTGACGCTGTAAGCGCTCACGTAGAATTAAACTCTACAGCTACTTTAGGTAAAGTTGCTGATGAAAACTTCTCTTTAACTGTTCGTGAGGCTTATGCTACAACAAACGTTATGGATTTCGCTTCATTAACAGCTGGTCGTATGGCTTTAAACTTTGGTAGCGGTCGTATTTTAGGAGACAACAACTGGGTTAACGAAGACGGTAACACTTGGGATGGTTTCTTAATCGGAGTTAACAATGACTTTGCGGACATTCACGTAGGTTATGCTGCAACTGATTTAACATCATTGGATACTTTAAGATATGATGGTACTACTATGTATTTTAACGTAGGTAAAGATATGGGCGCTATGGCTTTCAATCTTTTATATGTTAACACGCAAAATGAAGGTGCTTTTACTGCAATGGATGAAGTATTTGAAGA is a window from the Flavobacteriales bacterium genome containing:
- a CDS encoding FAD-dependent oxidoreductase — translated: MKKVDVIIVGQGMAGTFLAHDLIDAQQSVAIIDLNLKASASRVAAGLINPVGMKRCIPSYNAHLYFPKAIERYKDLERKLNASFLELKPILRLFANQDVKHDWQIKYSNSNMDKYISDFYEENNFPFLNNSYGSASINSTAHLDLIPFLDKSRAYFQKNHILIEERFDFSHCNPEQGIYKSLQADYIIFCEGYRLKDNPYFKSLPLSPTKGEVMTIRIPSLKRFDKIISKGVYILPLGNYLYVVGSTYNHTDLTDKLTAEGQSFLKKKISDILSVNFEVVSSVAGVRPTVKDRKPLIGLHPQHSKIGVFNGLGTRGALQGPYLSANFSAFLTKDKKNVQNTDNQRIKRFLTPLN